Part of the Candidatus Krumholzibacteriia bacterium genome, CGGCGCCGTCCGCGGGCGACGGCTCCGGACTTCCAGGCGGTCGGATTCCAGCCTCTCCGGTCAGGGTCTGGCCGAGGCGGTCTCGAGGAGGCGTTCGACGAGGACGATCATCTGGTCGACGTTGCGCTGGGCCAGGCGCGCGAAGCGCCCCTGGGCCTCCGGCAACTCGGTGTTGCAGAGGATGTCGATGGCGCTCTTGAGCGCGGTGAGTGGCGTGCGCAAGGAGTGGGCGAGCTCGAAGTCCGTGCCCCCGGCCGGCCCGAGGACACGGAGCAACGCCGCGCGCAGCTCCCGGTCGGCCCCGGCCTGCTTCGCCACCACCGCCGAGACCCCGGCCTCCCGGGCGCGTTCGACGAGACCCGGCTCGCGCCGGGCAGTGAGCAGCAGGATCGGCAATCCCGGGCGCAGCTGGCGCACCGCGCGCGCCAGCGACAAGCCGTCTTGCTCGGGCATCTCGAGATCGGAGACGAGAGCGCAGGCGTCGTGCTGGCGCAGGTGCTGCAGCACTGCCTCTGCCCGCGAGAAGACCACGGGGGCGAAACCCCAGCGCGTCAACCTGCAGGCCACGACGTGGCGGGACAACTCGTCGTCGTCCACCACCAGGACCGTGGGCGCGTTGCCGTGTGTCTCTTCATGGGCGAACGTCATGCGCCGCCTCCCCCTGCCGCGTTGCGGTTCGGGTTCCGCGCGCGCAAGGAGCA contains:
- a CDS encoding response regulator — translated: MTFAHEETHGNAPTVLVVDDDELSRHVVACRLTRWGFAPVVFSRAEAVLQHLRQHDACALVSDLEMPEQDGLSLARAVRQLRPGLPILLLTARREPGLVERAREAGVSAVVAKQAGADRELRAALLRVLGPAGGTDFELAHSLRTPLTALKSAIDILCNTELPEAQGRFARLAQRNVDQMIVLVERLLETASARP